One genomic window of Actinoplanes lobatus includes the following:
- a CDS encoding SMI1/KNR4 family protein, with product MPGIRLGFDVDAVENVDGGWRLEGTPDFHPRHWPRAGDRLDRYTRTFHDVKAVDLIVVEVSAEYVVVAGTGGELLRGAGSLSGARTADPTGEAPSLAEIFGLDPARDAFEWSEIESALGVTLPSDYKRFTGTHGAHTVDDHLLLLREDILEENEWARECVRLDFGGPGTDYTEPWSLGDASRWTADRADVPEWFAPGDDLVLWGLTGNSDLLLWHVRPGAAPDDWPVVLKERGPLWERFEGGFDATLSGLLTGDLQSGYLSRRFGGPHSYR from the coding sequence ATGCCGGGGATTCGTTTGGGGTTCGATGTCGATGCTGTGGAGAACGTCGATGGTGGGTGGCGACTGGAGGGGACCCCGGACTTCCACCCGCGCCACTGGCCGCGGGCCGGGGACCGGCTCGACCGGTATACGCGGACCTTCCACGACGTCAAGGCCGTCGATCTGATCGTTGTCGAGGTCTCCGCCGAGTATGTCGTCGTGGCGGGCACGGGTGGGGAGTTGCTGCGTGGGGCGGGATCGCTGTCCGGGGCTCGGACAGCCGACCCGACGGGCGAGGCGCCGTCACTCGCGGAGATCTTCGGACTGGATCCGGCTCGAGACGCGTTCGAGTGGTCGGAGATCGAGTCGGCGCTCGGGGTCACGCTCCCGTCCGACTACAAGCGGTTCACCGGAACCCATGGCGCCCACACGGTCGACGACCATCTCCTTCTCCTGCGCGAGGACATTCTCGAAGAGAACGAGTGGGCCCGCGAGTGCGTCCGCCTCGACTTCGGCGGACCAGGCACCGACTACACCGAACCCTGGTCGCTCGGTGATGCTTCCCGCTGGACCGCGGATCGCGCGGACGTCCCGGAGTGGTTCGCGCCCGGTGACGATCTCGTGCTGTGGGGCCTCACCGGGAACAGCGACCTGCTGCTCTGGCACGTCCGGCCCGGTGCGGCCCCGGACGACTGGCCTGTGGTGCTCAAGGAGCGGGGCCCGCTGTGGGAGCGGTTCGAGGGAGGGTTCGACGCCACGCTGAGTGGGCTGCTCACCGGTGATCTGCAGTCGGGGTATCTGAGCCGGCGTTTTGGCGGGCCGCACTCATATCGCTGA
- a CDS encoding PH domain-containing protein, whose product MIDFSSPSVFKLNPCDPASVYPQVAPLLIPGEQLIAAFKTTRDFVVFTNKRLIAANVQGMTGKKVDYTSLPYGKIQAFSIETAGNFDRDSELEMWFSGLGKVRLEFKADSDIRALSQMIAGFVL is encoded by the coding sequence GTGATTGACTTCTCCAGCCCATCGGTGTTCAAGCTCAACCCGTGCGACCCGGCCTCGGTCTACCCGCAGGTGGCGCCGCTGCTCATCCCCGGAGAGCAGCTGATCGCGGCGTTCAAGACGACCCGCGACTTCGTGGTCTTCACCAACAAGCGGCTGATCGCCGCCAACGTGCAGGGCATGACCGGCAAGAAGGTCGACTACACGTCGCTGCCCTACGGCAAGATCCAGGCGTTCTCGATCGAGACGGCCGGCAACTTCGACCGGGATTCCGAGCTGGAGATGTGGTTCAGCGGCCTCGGCAAGGTCCGCCTCGAATTCAAGGCCGACTCCGACATCCGTGCCCTCAGCCAGATGATCGCGGGCTTCGTCCTCTAA
- a CDS encoding RNA polymerase sigma-70 factor → MRDATDDFVTYRNLLFTVAYEMLGSAADAEDVLQETWLRWADVDLDQVRDRRAYLVRITTRQALNRLRTMQRRRESYVGSWLPEPLLTTPDASGDVELAESMSMAMMLVLETLAPTERAVFVLREVFDVGYDEIAEAVGKTPAAVRQIAHRARQHVDARRPRQTVSENEVRAALDSFQKALAGGDLQGLLHVLAPDTVLIADGGGLKQAAARPISGADKVARFMLGGLRKGQFSYTTAFATVNGSPALAFHVDGEFDGVMAARVDQGRITGLYYVRNPEKLTRLTDAAEVTLR, encoded by the coding sequence ATGCGCGACGCCACCGACGACTTCGTCACCTACCGCAACCTGCTCTTCACGGTGGCGTACGAGATGCTCGGCTCCGCGGCGGACGCCGAGGACGTGCTCCAGGAGACCTGGCTGCGCTGGGCCGACGTCGACCTCGACCAGGTCCGGGACCGGCGCGCCTACCTGGTCCGGATCACCACCCGGCAGGCCCTCAACCGGCTCCGTACGATGCAGCGGCGCCGCGAGTCGTACGTCGGCTCCTGGCTGCCCGAGCCGCTGCTCACCACCCCCGACGCGTCCGGCGACGTGGAACTCGCCGAGAGCATGTCGATGGCCATGATGCTGGTGCTGGAGACCCTGGCGCCGACCGAACGGGCCGTCTTCGTGCTGCGCGAGGTGTTCGACGTGGGCTACGACGAGATCGCGGAGGCGGTCGGCAAGACCCCGGCGGCGGTCCGCCAGATCGCCCACCGGGCCCGGCAGCACGTCGACGCCCGGCGTCCCCGGCAGACCGTCTCGGAGAACGAGGTCCGCGCCGCCCTCGACTCGTTCCAGAAGGCGCTCGCCGGCGGTGACCTCCAGGGGCTGCTCCACGTGCTGGCGCCGGACACCGTCCTGATCGCCGACGGCGGCGGTCTCAAGCAGGCGGCGGCCCGCCCGATCAGCGGCGCCGACAAGGTGGCCCGCTTCATGCTCGGCGGCCTGCGGAAGGGGCAGTTCAGCTACACCACGGCGTTCGCCACGGTCAACGGCAGCCCGGCGCTGGCCTTCCACGTCGACGGCGAGTTCGACGGGGTGATGGCCGCGCGGGTGGACCAGGGGCGGATCACCGGCCTCTACTACGTGCGCAACCCGGAGAAGCTGACCCGCCTCACCGACGCCGCCGAGGTGACCCTGCGTTGA
- a CDS encoding NAD(P)/FAD-dependent oxidoreductase, with the protein MNVVVIGGGYAGVMAANRLTRHAGVTVTLINPRPVFVERLRLHQLVRGNHEAVVDYRDVLADRVRLRTATVNRIDAPTRTLTLTDGATMGYDHLIYAVGSGSPRAPEHAHPIATLEDARRLRPLVEAASAVTVVGAGPTGIETAAELAEAGHTVTLVCGDVLNPYLHTNGRRSVAGQLARLGVRVVDGPGASVTAVTPDSVRLADGRELPSPLTVWAAGFSVPDLAARSGLTTDDAGRLITDETLTSVDDPTIVAAGDAAAPSGRPYRMGCQSAVQLGPQAAETVLSRIAGTTPADAGVGFAGQCISLGRRAGIFQFARRDDRALPLYLGGRPGGKLKEFVVVHTVKQLADEARRPGVRDLWTHDRNRAQAVTTAAGVA; encoded by the coding sequence ATGAACGTTGTAGTGATCGGCGGCGGCTACGCCGGTGTCATGGCCGCCAACCGTCTCACCCGCCACGCCGGCGTGACCGTCACGCTGATCAACCCGCGCCCGGTCTTCGTCGAACGGCTCCGCCTGCACCAGCTCGTCCGCGGCAACCACGAGGCGGTCGTCGACTACCGCGACGTGCTCGCCGACCGGGTGCGGCTGCGCACCGCCACCGTCAACCGGATCGACGCCCCCACCCGCACCCTCACCCTCACCGACGGCGCGACCATGGGCTACGACCACCTGATCTACGCGGTCGGCAGCGGCAGCCCGCGGGCGCCCGAGCACGCCCACCCGATCGCCACCCTGGAGGACGCGCGCCGGCTGCGGCCGCTCGTGGAGGCCGCCTCCGCCGTGACGGTCGTCGGCGCCGGGCCGACCGGTATCGAGACCGCCGCCGAACTCGCCGAGGCCGGGCACACGGTGACCCTCGTGTGCGGGGACGTCCTCAACCCGTACCTGCACACCAACGGACGCCGCTCGGTCGCCGGACAGCTGGCCCGGCTCGGGGTTCGGGTGGTCGACGGGCCCGGCGCATCCGTCACCGCGGTCACCCCGGACAGCGTCCGCCTCGCCGACGGCCGGGAACTGCCCAGCCCGCTGACCGTGTGGGCGGCCGGATTCAGCGTCCCGGACCTCGCCGCCCGCAGCGGCCTCACCACCGACGACGCCGGCCGGCTGATCACCGACGAGACCCTGACCAGCGTCGACGACCCGACCATCGTGGCGGCCGGGGACGCGGCGGCGCCGTCCGGACGGCCGTACCGGATGGGCTGCCAGTCCGCGGTCCAGCTCGGCCCGCAGGCGGCCGAGACCGTGCTCAGCCGCATCGCCGGCACCACACCCGCGGACGCCGGGGTCGGGTTCGCCGGCCAGTGCATCAGCCTCGGCCGGCGGGCCGGGATCTTCCAGTTCGCCCGGCGCGACGACCGCGCCCTCCCGCTGTACCTGGGCGGGCGGCCCGGCGGCAAACTCAAGGAGTTCGTGGTGGTCCACACCGTCAAGCAACTGGCCGACGAGGCGCGCCGTCCGGGCGTACGCGATCTGTGGACCCACGACCGCAACCGCGCCCAGGCCGTCACCACCGCCGCCGGTGTCGCATGA
- a CDS encoding M23 family metallopeptidase, whose protein sequence is MRKKLWLAGFAAAAVSLSGCGAPASTPAEPAVEAAPAAAVAPVEVELAAAAATYKYVFPVRAKNASYHKTHSGYPATDIFAACGKPFVATTGGVVLEVSRVDKYKKGVPDGPYNGGKFVSILGDDGVRYYGSHLSKVTAGIKKGVRVKAGQSLGKVGKTGNSSGVCHVHYGISPACKKTGDWKVRRGVVWPASYLTSWRKGGQKSPVKAVAAWNKKNNCKA, encoded by the coding sequence ATGCGAAAGAAACTATGGTTGGCGGGATTTGCCGCGGCCGCCGTCAGCCTCTCCGGCTGCGGCGCCCCCGCGTCGACTCCCGCGGAGCCCGCAGTGGAGGCCGCGCCCGCGGCCGCCGTGGCGCCCGTCGAGGTCGAACTGGCCGCGGCCGCCGCCACCTACAAGTACGTCTTCCCGGTACGGGCGAAGAACGCCTCCTACCACAAGACCCACTCCGGCTACCCGGCGACGGACATCTTCGCCGCCTGTGGCAAGCCGTTCGTCGCCACCACCGGTGGTGTCGTCCTCGAGGTGAGCCGGGTCGACAAGTACAAGAAGGGCGTGCCGGACGGGCCGTACAACGGTGGCAAGTTCGTCTCCATCCTCGGTGACGACGGCGTCCGCTACTACGGCTCGCACCTGAGCAAGGTGACCGCCGGCATCAAGAAGGGTGTCCGGGTCAAGGCCGGGCAGTCGCTGGGCAAGGTCGGCAAGACCGGCAACTCCAGCGGCGTCTGCCACGTGCACTACGGCATCTCGCCGGCGTGCAAGAAGACCGGCGACTGGAAGGTCCGCCGCGGCGTCGTCTGGCCCGCGTCGTACCTCACCTCGTGGCGCAAGGGCGGGCAGAAGAGCCCGGTCAAGGCGGTCGCCGCCTGGAACAAGAAGAACAACTGCAAGGCCTGA
- a CDS encoding fumarate reductase/succinate dehydrogenase flavoprotein subunit → MTRHLTTDVLVIGGGTAGTMAALSAAEAGANVLLLEKAHVRHSGALAMGMDGVNNAVIPGKATPEDYVREITRANDGIVNQRTVHQTAVRGHAMVQRLERYGVKFEKDEYGEYAVRQVHRSGRYVLPMPEGRDIKKVLYRVLRSRHNRERIQIENRVMPVRVLTHEGRAVGAAGFDTRSGEFVTVTANAVVLATGACGRLGLPASGYLYGTYENPTNAGDGYAMAYHAGAELSGIECFQINPLIKDYNGPACAYVANPFGGYQVNNRGERFVDCDYWSGQMMSEVARELDSDRGPIYLKLSHLPDETIATVEGILHSTERPSRGTFHAGRGHDYRTHDIEMHISEIGLCGGHSASGVWVDENGATTVPGLYAAGDLACVPHNYMIGAFVYGDLAGTHAAGLGAHAAVLPEDQIEAARELIYRPLEHPDGPPQQQVEYKLRRFVNDYVAPPKSAAKLEIAVETFHRMTGEIAEMGGRTPHELMRCVEVSFIRDCAEMAARASLVRTESRWGLYHDRADHPSRDDDEWLYHLNLRRDAAGEMEFVKRPVAEYLFPVDGFQPPPGPAETPVSEPRRFGATALHKTVDRTGESTSTAAAARIVAVLALAEQEPALTAFAQYLDDADAGVRRTAVATLTEVAPPGVADALVGALADPDRTVRAAAVTGLRELADVLPATEDLAGRLRAGYASTDTAVREIVIELLRIIDLGTPADFRAAAEDVDVAVRLQAVRGLVRRDDVGGLAAAALDPAREVRVAAAHGLGTVGDPAAAATLHRLTGDDDVLVRAAALAAAAGIGCPPPLAATAVAALGDPAWQVREGAALGDPAWQVREGAAKGLAAAEPDVAAPALAGAARDDNLDVRKAAVRSLGGWPGRPDVAAALRAAADDPDADVRAWARRALAPQQRASTPGQRDATVPA, encoded by the coding sequence GTCCTGCTGCTGGAGAAGGCGCACGTCCGGCACTCCGGGGCGCTGGCCATGGGCATGGACGGCGTCAACAACGCGGTCATCCCGGGCAAGGCCACCCCCGAGGACTACGTCCGCGAGATCACCCGCGCCAACGACGGCATCGTCAACCAGCGCACCGTCCACCAGACCGCGGTCCGCGGCCACGCCATGGTGCAACGGCTGGAGAGGTACGGCGTCAAGTTCGAGAAGGACGAGTACGGCGAGTACGCGGTCCGCCAGGTGCACCGCTCCGGCCGGTACGTGCTGCCGATGCCGGAGGGCCGCGACATCAAGAAGGTCCTCTACCGGGTGCTGCGCAGCCGCCACAACCGGGAGCGGATCCAGATCGAGAACCGGGTCATGCCGGTCCGGGTCCTCACCCATGAGGGCCGGGCGGTCGGCGCGGCCGGGTTCGACACCCGCAGCGGCGAGTTCGTCACCGTGACCGCGAACGCCGTCGTCCTGGCCACCGGCGCGTGCGGTCGGCTCGGCCTGCCGGCCAGCGGCTACCTCTACGGCACCTACGAGAACCCGACCAACGCCGGCGACGGGTACGCCATGGCCTACCACGCCGGGGCGGAGCTGTCCGGGATCGAATGCTTCCAGATCAACCCGCTGATCAAGGATTACAACGGGCCGGCCTGCGCCTATGTGGCCAATCCGTTCGGCGGCTATCAGGTCAACAACCGGGGCGAACGGTTCGTCGACTGCGACTACTGGTCCGGGCAGATGATGTCCGAGGTGGCCCGGGAACTCGACTCCGACCGCGGGCCGATCTATCTGAAGCTCAGCCATCTGCCGGACGAGACGATCGCCACCGTGGAGGGCATTCTGCACTCCACCGAACGGCCGTCGCGGGGGACGTTCCACGCCGGGCGCGGCCACGATTACCGCACCCATGACATCGAGATGCACATCTCCGAGATCGGGTTGTGCGGCGGGCATTCCGCGTCGGGGGTGTGGGTCGACGAGAACGGGGCGACCACGGTTCCGGGCCTCTATGCGGCCGGGGATCTGGCGTGTGTGCCGCACAACTACATGATCGGGGCGTTCGTCTACGGGGATTTGGCCGGGACGCATGCGGCCGGTCTCGGCGCTCACGCGGCGGTTCTCCCCGAAGATCAGATCGAGGCTGCCCGGGAACTCATCTATCGCCCGCTGGAGCACCCCGACGGGCCGCCCCAGCAGCAGGTCGAATACAAGCTGCGCCGCTTCGTCAACGACTATGTGGCGCCGCCGAAATCGGCCGCCAAACTCGAGATCGCCGTCGAGACGTTCCACCGGATGACCGGCGAGATCGCCGAGATGGGCGGCCGCACCCCGCACGAGCTCATGCGCTGCGTGGAGGTCAGTTTCATCCGCGACTGCGCCGAGATGGCCGCCCGCGCCTCCCTCGTGCGCACCGAGAGCCGCTGGGGCCTCTACCACGACCGCGCCGACCACCCGTCCCGTGACGACGACGAATGGCTCTACCACCTCAATCTGCGCCGCGACGCCGCCGGTGAGATGGAATTCGTCAAACGGCCGGTCGCCGAATACCTGTTCCCGGTCGACGGATTCCAGCCCCCGCCGGGCCCCGCCGAAACCCCCGTTTCCGAGCCCCGGCGATTCGGCGCCACCGCACTGCACAAAACCGTCGATCGTACGGGTGAGAGCACCTCGACCGCGGCGGCCGCACGCATCGTGGCCGTCCTCGCGCTCGCCGAACAGGAACCCGCCCTGACCGCTTTCGCCCAGTACCTCGACGACGCCGACGCGGGCGTACGCCGTACCGCCGTCGCGACGCTCACCGAGGTCGCCCCGCCCGGAGTGGCCGACGCCCTGGTCGGCGCCCTCGCCGACCCCGACCGCACGGTGCGCGCCGCCGCGGTGACCGGCCTGCGGGAACTCGCCGACGTCCTGCCCGCCACCGAGGACCTGGCCGGGCGGCTGCGGGCCGGCTACGCGAGCACCGACACCGCGGTCCGCGAGATCGTGATCGAGCTCCTGCGGATCATCGATCTGGGCACTCCCGCCGACTTCCGGGCCGCCGCCGAGGACGTCGACGTGGCGGTCCGTCTCCAGGCCGTCCGCGGTCTGGTCCGCCGCGACGACGTCGGCGGTCTCGCCGCGGCCGCCCTCGACCCGGCCCGCGAGGTGCGGGTGGCGGCCGCGCACGGCCTCGGCACGGTCGGTGACCCGGCCGCCGCCGCCACCCTGCATCGGCTCACCGGCGACGACGACGTGCTGGTCCGGGCGGCCGCACTGGCCGCGGCCGCCGGCATCGGCTGCCCGCCGCCGCTCGCCGCCACCGCGGTCGCCGCGCTCGGCGACCCGGCATGGCAGGTGCGCGAGGGCGCCGCGCTCGGCGACCCGGCATGGCAGGTGCGCGAGGGCGCCGCCAAGGGCCTGGCCGCCGCCGAGCCGGACGTCGCCGCCCCGGCCCTGGCCGGCGCCGCCCGCGACGACAACCTCGACGTCCGCAAGGCCGCCGTCCGCTCCCTCGGCGGCTGGCCCGGCCGACCGGACGTGGCCGCCGCCCTGCGGGCCGCCGCCGACGATCCGGACGCCGACGTCCGCGCCTGGGCTCGCCGGGCGCTGGCCCCGCAACAGCGGGCCTCAACCCCGGGACAGCGGGACGCGACCGTCCCGGCCTAA